From a single Lentisphaera profundi genomic region:
- a CDS encoding Gfo/Idh/MocA family protein, with the protein MSLRIAITGTGAIADLHATELKNIRGVDLCACCDISHKKARDFSLRHGIKTFYPNIEDMLTREKPDALIVAVPPHAQLKACRSAIQYKIHILCERPLTNNSRDAAKLSRLAHEAGIINLVSYETRGIPEVHKAANLVKSGRLGKIMHIEASYLQSWLSTQTQGNWKTSESLLWRMTQKFGGHGVIDDLGLTLLDCVSFIAGDISKIEACKRSFRKDVPGNRLGDTQLDASDSAVIMAEMKGGALGSFHLSRWATGEVNSLRLRVYGDKGGLSLKIKDGEPSLRICTGPDRQNGLWSEVDCPQGPNIWRSFINAIRKNDNTLEPNFSNAYNMHKLLTSIKKELN; encoded by the coding sequence ATGAGCCTTCGTATAGCAATAACTGGAACTGGGGCCATTGCAGATTTACATGCGACAGAACTCAAAAATATCCGCGGTGTAGACCTCTGTGCTTGTTGTGATATATCCCACAAGAAAGCAAGAGACTTTTCACTTAGGCATGGCATCAAAACCTTTTACCCGAACATAGAAGATATGCTCACAAGAGAAAAACCAGATGCTCTCATTGTGGCGGTCCCTCCTCACGCTCAGCTCAAAGCTTGCCGATCAGCTATCCAGTACAAAATTCACATTTTATGTGAACGTCCACTCACCAACAACTCGAGGGATGCCGCTAAACTGTCGCGCTTAGCTCATGAAGCCGGCATCATCAATCTAGTCTCTTATGAAACTCGAGGCATTCCAGAAGTACACAAAGCGGCAAACTTAGTCAAATCTGGTCGCTTAGGAAAAATTATGCATATTGAAGCCAGTTACCTACAATCTTGGCTCAGTACACAAACTCAGGGCAACTGGAAAACTTCCGAGTCTTTACTCTGGCGAATGACCCAAAAATTTGGCGGCCATGGTGTGATTGATGATTTAGGTCTGACACTACTTGACTGCGTCTCATTTATCGCTGGAGATATAAGTAAAATCGAAGCCTGTAAAAGATCTTTTCGTAAAGATGTTCCCGGAAACCGCCTGGGCGACACTCAATTAGACGCCAGTGATTCTGCCGTTATCATGGCCGAAATGAAAGGGGGCGCACTTGGCTCATTTCACTTAAGTCGCTGGGCAACTGGAGAAGTCAACTCACTAAGACTACGCGTCTATGGTGACAAAGGTGGACTCTCACTCAAAATCAAGGATGGCGAACCAAGCCTTAGGATCTGTACTGGCCCCGATCGTCAGAACGGCCTCTGGTCTGAAGTCGATTGCCCGCAAGGCCCTAATATCTGGCGTAGCTTCATCAATGCCATACGCAAAAATGACAACACCCTAGAACCGAACTTTTCTAATGCTTACAATATGCATAAATTACTCACTAGCATAAAAAAAGAACTCAACTAA
- the mnmE gene encoding tRNA uridine-5-carboxymethylaminomethyl(34) synthesis GTPase MnmE: protein MLTLINMDHDTIAALATAPGGSIAIIRVSGEDALSIAGKVWRGQNVLEINERRLVLGQMFDPETGEAGDQAMAVYMKGPHTYTGEDVVEFQCHGGNFTAKHTLMCALKAGARAAEAGEFTKRAFVNGKLDLTQAEAVMDVISAGSEKAMQIAVNQLNGRFGNEIRGMYDQLSDLLAECEVRMDFVEEDLNWTPSEMMNKTLNHSSTLMKRLLEGRKDGEVLRDGVKVIIGGPPNAGKSSLMNHVLGRDRAIVTDIAGTTRDTLEEHTRIRGIPLKITDTAGIREADDIVEKTGIERSKQALGEAQLILWLMDLSKPLNEQLPPNDFKLDAPLIIILNKSDIAIDQELPSFFEEAKASSVRISIKSEDNLDRLYDLIEEAVWQEDHHHIPDVAVNARHSVLLEQAVEQIGDCQACIDSEAWELVSVHLRGALDPLGEILGLTLMPDILHTIFGRYCIGK from the coding sequence ATGCTGACCTTAATTAATATGGATCATGATACAATTGCAGCGCTAGCAACCGCTCCCGGAGGGAGTATAGCGATCATTAGAGTTTCAGGTGAAGACGCACTTAGTATTGCCGGCAAGGTTTGGCGCGGTCAAAATGTTTTAGAGATCAATGAACGAAGATTAGTCTTGGGTCAAATGTTTGATCCAGAGACTGGTGAAGCCGGTGATCAAGCAATGGCAGTGTATATGAAAGGACCGCATACCTATACAGGTGAAGATGTGGTTGAATTTCAATGTCATGGTGGGAATTTCACAGCAAAGCATACCTTGATGTGTGCACTAAAGGCTGGTGCGCGTGCTGCGGAAGCGGGTGAATTCACCAAGCGAGCCTTTGTTAATGGCAAGTTGGATTTGACGCAAGCAGAAGCGGTAATGGATGTGATAAGTGCTGGTTCTGAGAAAGCTATGCAAATAGCAGTTAATCAGCTAAATGGTCGTTTTGGTAACGAGATTCGCGGAATGTATGATCAGTTATCTGATTTATTGGCCGAATGTGAAGTTCGCATGGATTTTGTTGAAGAGGATTTGAATTGGACACCTTCTGAGATGATGAATAAGACTCTGAATCATTCAAGTACATTAATGAAACGCTTACTCGAAGGTCGTAAAGATGGAGAAGTTTTACGAGATGGGGTGAAAGTTATTATTGGCGGTCCTCCAAATGCGGGGAAGTCTAGCTTGATGAATCACGTATTAGGTCGAGATAGAGCGATAGTTACTGATATAGCAGGAACCACTCGTGATACTCTGGAAGAGCATACAAGGATCCGTGGGATCCCTTTGAAAATCACTGACACTGCTGGTATTAGAGAGGCAGATGATATCGTAGAGAAGACGGGTATTGAGCGAAGTAAGCAGGCTTTAGGTGAAGCGCAGTTGATTCTTTGGTTGATGGATTTATCAAAGCCTTTGAATGAGCAGTTACCACCAAATGACTTTAAACTTGATGCACCACTTATTATTATTCTAAATAAAAGTGATATAGCCATCGATCAGGAATTGCCTTCTTTTTTTGAAGAGGCAAAAGCTTCTTCAGTTAGGATTTCAATCAAATCGGAAGATAATCTAGATCGCTTGTATGATTTGATCGAAGAAGCGGTGTGGCAGGAAGATCATCATCATATACCAGACGTTGCGGTGAATGCTCGTCATAGTGTTCTTTTAGAGCAGGCAGTTGAACAGATTGGAGACTGCCAGGCTTGTATAGATAGTGAAGCGTGGGAACTGGTTTCAGTGCACTTGCGCGGGGCTTTGGATCCCTTAGGAGAGATTCTAGGTTTAACACTAATGCCTGATATACTGCATACGATTTTTGGTCGTTACTGTATTGGCAAATAA
- a CDS encoding valine--pyruvate transaminase yields the protein MKLSRLGNKFSSNIGIVELMNELGKALSENKDMIMMGGGNPSHIPEVQNYLRKSMTALLNSESHFETMLGDYDGPKGNLKFRQALAALLNNLYDWDIDEDNIALTPGSQSAFFSLFNIFGGSDCNGQVKKILFPITPEYIGYGDAAIEDDVFTSRRPKIEHIDKHTFKYHVDFDNLAIDEDIAAICVSRPTNPTGNVITDDEIKQLEEIAKEHDIPLIIDNAYGAPFPGIIFTDIESRWNKSLVMCLSLSKLGMPGARTGIVIADKPIINTLASMNSVMSLAPGSFGAELALDLIKTQDIIKLSSEVIKPYYQKKATQAIKLLHTHLPPDIPWHIHKAEGAMFLWLWFENLPISSQELYERLKNKNVLVVSGHHFFPGLKEDNWPHRHECIRMTYSSEDSLVEKGIQIIAEEINSLYN from the coding sequence ATGAAACTTTCACGCCTAGGCAACAAATTCTCCTCTAACATCGGCATCGTCGAACTCATGAACGAATTAGGTAAAGCATTAAGCGAAAATAAAGACATGATCATGATGGGTGGAGGCAATCCCAGCCACATTCCTGAAGTTCAAAATTATTTACGCAAAAGTATGACGGCTCTTCTAAATTCAGAATCTCATTTCGAGACTATGCTAGGCGACTACGATGGCCCAAAGGGAAACTTGAAATTTCGTCAGGCTCTAGCGGCGCTTCTCAACAATTTATATGACTGGGATATCGACGAAGATAACATTGCCCTTACGCCTGGTAGCCAAAGCGCTTTCTTTTCTCTCTTTAATATTTTTGGTGGCAGTGACTGCAACGGACAAGTAAAAAAAATCCTCTTCCCCATCACTCCAGAATACATTGGCTATGGCGACGCTGCCATTGAAGATGATGTCTTCACTTCTCGACGTCCTAAAATTGAACACATAGACAAACACACCTTTAAATATCACGTCGATTTTGATAATCTCGCGATCGATGAAGACATCGCCGCAATCTGCGTATCTCGCCCCACTAACCCCACCGGCAATGTCATTACTGATGACGAAATTAAACAACTAGAAGAAATTGCTAAAGAACACGATATACCACTCATTATTGACAATGCTTACGGTGCACCTTTCCCAGGTATTATTTTCACGGATATAGAATCCCGCTGGAACAAATCTCTTGTCATGTGCCTAAGCTTATCTAAATTGGGAATGCCAGGCGCAAGAACGGGTATTGTTATTGCTGACAAACCCATCATTAACACCTTAGCTTCTATGAACTCAGTAATGAGCTTAGCTCCAGGTAGCTTTGGAGCAGAACTAGCTTTAGATCTCATCAAAACACAAGATATCATAAAACTCAGCTCAGAAGTCATTAAGCCATACTACCAAAAAAAAGCGACTCAGGCCATCAAATTATTACACACTCACCTGCCTCCAGATATACCTTGGCATATCCATAAAGCAGAAGGCGCCATGTTCCTATGGCTATGGTTTGAAAATCTCCCCATCAGCTCTCAAGAGCTCTATGAACGCCTAAAAAATAAAAATGTGCTCGTCGTTTCCGGCCATCACTTCTTCCCAGGACTCAAAGAAGATAACTGGCCTCACAGGCACGAATGCATACGCATGACCTACTCGAGTGAAGACTCACTTGTTGAAAAAGGTATACAAATTATTGCAGAGGAAATCAATTCTCTCTACAATTAA
- a CDS encoding InlB B-repeat-containing protein, with product MIKRTFTSALVAVALSACQSNNAEQQNKAAENAAIPTTKVYDVRDVNFLTPEQRTARYGEDWKNNPAITRHIKPDVAVEMDMSDSRSINLQYEKQFALHVKADNPEGYGAVSIQNKWVKVGDSVTIKAKNDDNATFNEWIGDTEGAEITGDTITIKMDRPRNIAAAFLSNNVKLQIDSKFGEPVGSGTYGRGSKVAWSVNSPVALNETERMVAREKTGSAVLDDNKKISLVWEHEFLVQSTSNGNGSVESPAGWMNHGEEITLMATPKDDNYEFVKWEGISDELSQTNPVTIAVDGGVDAKAIFLKKEFDLKINSAHGEITGTGLHARGSEVTWSVSSPTEDIKGIRFLAVPATGTTVLDSDQEINVNWVEQVLVKVIKKSGDGQELLGTYWLNKGDSIDNITVPVKDGETFFWAGDIQTAQIENAEVDIIADKPKTVIADFNPKPNTLTITSNEGQVISETKNEYYSHQKATNNIPGTIYNSPAERNVLDVTPLKGQIKEFDKIAMTHTEAPDMLEKGHATITFTDFMGWKNCISLASKELEIIVSPEVGRVVYLGTPGGKENALWVNEDIAGQSFSRDDTINHWNDIGGSRVWIAPVELNHMLLKREFPPAYEFDGAPAAELTASLGKVILTSRANANFGCAIERTFEVKHNQLIVATKLLAQEGKAKHNFSVGPATFTQFKRPSNITLGKSIFPEMHPSGYVMFNGELAEPTVQDEFISFKVPAPSNDGWKIGSHTASLRMSYPSFTLSAKATVIAGEEVCEQNTNFQVTSPEESMEYIEVSHIGSMNQLSQVKTSEVTWTYSKK from the coding sequence ATGATTAAACGTACATTTACTTCTGCTTTAGTGGCGGTAGCACTTAGCGCTTGCCAAAGTAATAATGCTGAACAACAAAATAAAGCTGCTGAAAATGCCGCTATACCTACAACTAAAGTCTACGACGTGAGAGACGTCAATTTCTTGACTCCTGAGCAAAGAACTGCACGCTACGGTGAAGACTGGAAAAACAACCCTGCAATTACACGTCACATTAAACCTGATGTAGCAGTGGAAATGGACATGTCTGATAGCCGTTCAATCAACCTTCAATACGAAAAACAATTTGCCCTCCACGTAAAAGCAGACAATCCTGAGGGATACGGCGCTGTTTCTATACAAAATAAATGGGTCAAAGTTGGCGACTCAGTTACAATCAAAGCTAAAAACGATGACAATGCCACATTCAATGAATGGATCGGTGATACCGAAGGCGCTGAAATCACTGGTGATACTATTACTATAAAGATGGATCGCCCAAGAAATATTGCAGCGGCCTTCCTTTCTAATAACGTAAAGCTTCAAATAGATAGTAAATTCGGTGAACCCGTAGGCTCTGGTACATACGGCCGTGGCTCAAAAGTTGCCTGGTCAGTAAACTCTCCTGTGGCTCTTAACGAAACAGAACGTATGGTCGCTCGTGAGAAGACAGGTTCTGCTGTATTAGATGACAATAAAAAAATCTCTTTAGTATGGGAACATGAATTCCTCGTCCAAAGTACTTCCAATGGCAACGGCAGCGTCGAATCTCCTGCAGGCTGGATGAATCACGGCGAAGAAATCACTCTAATGGCCACTCCTAAAGACGATAACTATGAGTTCGTAAAGTGGGAAGGCATTAGCGATGAGCTCTCACAAACAAACCCCGTCACAATTGCTGTTGATGGTGGCGTCGATGCAAAAGCTATTTTCTTGAAGAAAGAGTTCGATCTTAAAATAAATAGTGCACACGGCGAAATCACTGGCACAGGACTCCACGCTCGTGGTTCTGAAGTCACTTGGTCAGTTAGCTCTCCTACTGAAGACATCAAAGGTATTCGCTTCCTTGCTGTTCCTGCTACCGGCACTACCGTCCTTGATTCTGATCAAGAAATTAATGTTAATTGGGTAGAACAAGTTCTTGTCAAAGTTATCAAGAAGTCTGGCGATGGCCAAGAACTCCTAGGCACCTACTGGCTCAACAAGGGTGATTCAATTGACAACATCACCGTTCCTGTAAAAGATGGCGAAACTTTCTTTTGGGCCGGAGATATCCAAACTGCCCAAATTGAAAATGCTGAAGTAGATATTATTGCTGATAAACCAAAGACAGTAATCGCTGACTTTAACCCAAAACCGAATACTCTCACCATTACGAGTAATGAGGGACAAGTCATCTCTGAAACGAAGAACGAATACTACTCTCACCAAAAAGCTACAAACAATATTCCAGGCACTATATATAACAGTCCTGCTGAACGTAATGTTTTAGATGTCACTCCCCTGAAAGGTCAAATCAAAGAATTTGATAAAATTGCAATGACCCACACAGAAGCACCTGACATGCTAGAAAAAGGCCATGCGACTATCACATTCACTGATTTCATGGGTTGGAAAAACTGCATAAGTTTGGCTAGTAAAGAACTAGAAATCATTGTTTCTCCTGAAGTAGGAAGAGTTGTTTACCTAGGCACACCTGGCGGCAAAGAAAACGCTCTTTGGGTAAACGAAGATATTGCTGGACAGAGCTTTTCTCGTGATGATACAATTAATCACTGGAATGATATCGGCGGATCACGCGTATGGATTGCTCCTGTAGAGCTCAATCACATGCTACTTAAGAGAGAATTTCCTCCTGCCTATGAATTCGATGGCGCACCTGCCGCTGAACTCACCGCCTCTCTCGGAAAAGTAATCCTTACTAGTCGTGCTAATGCTAACTTTGGCTGTGCAATAGAAAGAACTTTTGAAGTCAAACACAATCAATTAATTGTTGCGACTAAACTTCTTGCTCAAGAAGGCAAAGCCAAGCACAACTTCAGCGTGGGTCCTGCCACATTCACCCAATTTAAACGACCAAGTAATATAACTCTTGGGAAAAGCATCTTCCCTGAAATGCACCCAAGTGGATACGTCATGTTTAATGGTGAACTAGCAGAACCTACTGTTCAAGATGAATTTATCAGCTTCAAAGTTCCTGCACCAAGTAATGATGGCTGGAAGATTGGTTCTCACACGGCCAGCCTACGCATGAGCTACCCTTCTTTTACTCTCAGTGCTAAAGCCACGGTCATCGCAGGAGAGGAAGTATGTGAGCAGAATACTAACTTCCAAGTAACGTCTCCTGAAGAAAGCATGGAATATATCGAGGTTTCTCATATTGGTAGCATGAATCAATTGAGCCAAGTAAAAACAAGTGAAGTCACCTGGACGTATAGCAAAAAATAA
- a CDS encoding TrmH family RNA methyltransferase, with protein sequence MNKSLPNKIKQEFMKLKTRGGRRKSEYFLCEGKRCCEEAMQYAKGDIFCHVVLDESDLKDEYQHEYVLLDKEIAELSLTENPQGVLLLMRRPRQYDLLPSDLKPFVLVLDGIAEPGNMGTMLRTALSVGLSKIVLTSGTVDPYNAKAVRAGMGAQFRLDFVFVDSLASLAESFAHNKFWLTSPRAEISLYDKDFDLSESFLVFGEEGDGIKDFSMGERVTIPMPGETESLNVAQAATLFLFEGVRRKLV encoded by the coding sequence ATGAATAAATCCCTTCCGAACAAAATTAAGCAAGAGTTTATGAAATTAAAAACTCGAGGCGGACGTCGCAAATCTGAGTATTTTCTTTGCGAGGGTAAGCGCTGTTGTGAAGAAGCCATGCAGTATGCAAAGGGCGATATCTTTTGTCATGTAGTGCTCGATGAATCTGATCTAAAAGATGAATATCAGCATGAATATGTACTATTAGATAAAGAGATTGCGGAGTTAAGTTTAACGGAAAATCCTCAAGGCGTGCTGTTGTTAATGCGACGACCAAGGCAGTACGATTTATTGCCAAGTGACCTGAAGCCATTTGTACTAGTATTAGATGGTATAGCAGAGCCGGGGAATATGGGGACTATGCTACGAACCGCGCTATCTGTAGGTTTAAGTAAAATAGTATTGACTTCTGGGACTGTGGATCCTTATAATGCTAAAGCTGTGAGAGCTGGTATGGGCGCTCAGTTTAGATTGGATTTTGTCTTTGTAGATTCTTTGGCGTCTTTAGCCGAATCGTTTGCTCATAATAAATTTTGGCTTACGAGTCCGCGAGCTGAGATTTCTCTCTATGATAAGGATTTTGATTTATCAGAAAGTTTTTTAGTCTTTGGTGAAGAAGGAGATGGGATTAAAGATTTTTCTATGGGAGAAAGGGTGACGATACCGATGCCAGGTGAAACGGAGTCATTAAATGTAGCTCAAGCGGCAACGCTCTTTTTGTTTGAAGGAGTGCGCCGTAAATTGGTTTGA
- a CDS encoding DUF6576 domain-containing protein, which yields MLADRDYIKSSSKGHWPLIKVLVGVCLLINIAVFLSDGRLWEVFALSVDGLKDFSVWQVFTSLFLASSPQLFSFIFDVLILYYAAMRLEEMSGEQKLKTLYKKIFISLALMMPVLLVLFPFQYFSFLSALMLGTVCTYAWSFYAVKTRFYIFFILPLDLSGKNILYLIGVYALLVAWTNQWALLIIYAVMATVAYQHCKRGVKRQKKIKKSPKQDKKRVKRNEIQKGFKRIVKKDLADPEIDAILDKILEGGMESLSPQEKLLLESRSSLSEND from the coding sequence ATGTTAGCAGATCGTGATTATATAAAAAGTTCTAGTAAGGGGCATTGGCCTCTTATTAAAGTGCTTGTGGGCGTTTGTTTACTTATTAATATAGCGGTGTTTTTGTCTGACGGACGCTTATGGGAAGTATTTGCTCTTAGTGTGGATGGCTTGAAAGATTTTTCTGTATGGCAAGTTTTTACGAGTCTATTTTTAGCTTCTTCACCACAATTATTTTCTTTCATTTTTGATGTTTTAATTCTCTATTATGCCGCCATGCGCTTAGAGGAAATGTCGGGGGAGCAAAAATTAAAAACCCTTTATAAGAAAATATTCATTTCTCTTGCCCTGATGATGCCAGTTTTATTGGTTCTATTTCCTTTTCAATATTTTTCATTTTTATCCGCTCTTATGTTAGGGACGGTGTGCACTTATGCGTGGAGCTTCTATGCAGTTAAAACGCGTTTTTATATTTTCTTTATTTTGCCTTTAGATTTGTCAGGGAAAAATATTCTGTATCTCATCGGAGTGTATGCCTTATTAGTTGCATGGACGAATCAATGGGCCTTGTTAATTATATATGCTGTCATGGCTACCGTTGCGTATCAGCATTGTAAGCGTGGAGTGAAGAGGCAGAAGAAAATTAAAAAATCCCCGAAACAAGATAAAAAGAGAGTGAAACGCAATGAAATTCAAAAGGGATTTAAGCGCATCGTGAAAAAAGATCTTGCTGACCCTGAAATAGATGCGATCTTAGATAAGATTTTAGAGGGTGGAATGGAGAGTTTGAGTCCACAAGAAAAATTATTGTTAGAATCAAGGAGTTCTTTAAGTGAGAATGATTAA
- a CDS encoding DUF4197 family protein produces MIKFAVLLLSLFLVGCADLQDAMPGMSYSDRTLLKGIKACASYSMDKAISDVQVKKIGDICWEANADNLKDFELILSKLKKEEQIIALKGLLNQAITLSIKTESPVVMGSVDTLVVKEDPDYLMESSSNAISAYYMQNIEFKTTIGKAIQEALDENGAQGIFDELVKLYNEIPYQENGVELILSEELSNCVFVLVSKHMAEHEEELRRNPLLRSTQVLKKTFGDYDPM; encoded by the coding sequence ATGATTAAATTTGCAGTGCTGTTGTTGAGTTTGTTTTTAGTAGGCTGTGCTGACTTACAGGATGCTATGCCTGGGATGAGTTATAGTGATAGAACGCTGCTTAAAGGTATTAAAGCTTGTGCCAGTTATAGTATGGATAAGGCTATTTCTGACGTGCAAGTAAAAAAAATTGGCGACATTTGTTGGGAAGCAAATGCGGACAATTTAAAAGATTTTGAATTGATCTTAAGCAAGCTAAAGAAAGAAGAGCAAATTATTGCACTTAAAGGCTTATTAAATCAGGCGATTACCCTTAGTATAAAAACGGAATCTCCGGTAGTGATGGGGAGCGTTGATACGCTAGTGGTGAAAGAAGATCCAGACTACTTGATGGAAAGTAGTTCAAATGCGATTTCCGCATATTATATGCAGAACATAGAGTTCAAAACGACGATAGGAAAGGCAATTCAGGAAGCCTTGGACGAAAACGGAGCGCAAGGTATTTTTGATGAATTAGTGAAGCTCTATAATGAAATTCCCTACCAAGAAAATGGAGTTGAATTGATTCTGAGCGAAGAATTGAGCAATTGTGTCTTTGTTTTAGTATCTAAACACATGGCTGAACACGAAGAGGAGTTAAGACGTAATCCACTTCTGCGGTCAACACAAGTGTTGAAAAAGACTTTTGGTGACTATGATCCTATGTGA
- the ylqF gene encoding ribosome biogenesis GTPase YlqF — translation MINFDFSFVKGVGWYPGHMLKATRDIRKQLKLVDVVVILTDARTPISSLNEGLIKITSTKPILIVLNKADLAEDEKTLEWAEYLKSKYENCDYVITETLKRRGLRQITDSARKLIKEDRKKKGATRPLLRPIRLMIVGVPNVGKSSLINALNRKKSTRTGPRPGVTRSQQWITLADDMELLDTPGIMPPGNPLVECGLRLGLINAVKQDLIGKSLLVTYLISQLFKHENYNHLKSFGVKFPVTDYDHILETISAKMGYKLPGNMPDIRKTEEYILREYTDGKFGKMTLDIHPDSQAKSDVTILWPDAKINMDAEEDKES, via the coding sequence ATGATAAACTTCGACTTCTCCTTTGTCAAAGGCGTAGGCTGGTACCCTGGCCACATGCTAAAAGCCACTCGCGACATTCGCAAACAACTTAAGCTTGTTGACGTGGTCGTGATCCTCACAGATGCCCGCACACCAATTTCGTCTCTCAACGAGGGCTTAATCAAAATCACTTCCACTAAACCCATCTTAATCGTACTAAACAAAGCCGATTTAGCTGAGGATGAAAAAACTTTAGAATGGGCCGAATACCTAAAGTCAAAATACGAAAACTGCGATTACGTCATTACCGAAACTTTAAAAAGACGTGGACTCAGACAAATTACTGATTCTGCAAGAAAGCTTATTAAAGAAGACCGTAAGAAAAAAGGTGCTACTCGCCCTCTTTTACGCCCCATCCGCCTAATGATTGTGGGAGTTCCCAATGTAGGAAAATCCTCATTAATCAATGCCCTCAATAGAAAAAAATCTACACGTACTGGACCTCGTCCTGGCGTCACACGCTCGCAACAGTGGATTACTTTAGCCGACGACATGGAGCTCTTAGACACTCCGGGCATTATGCCCCCTGGCAACCCCTTAGTGGAATGTGGCCTTCGCCTCGGCCTAATCAATGCCGTCAAACAGGACCTTATTGGCAAAAGCCTTTTAGTTACTTATCTAATTTCTCAATTATTTAAACACGAAAACTATAATCACTTAAAGAGTTTTGGCGTGAAATTTCCCGTCACTGATTACGACCATATACTGGAAACTATTTCAGCTAAAATGGGCTATAAGCTTCCTGGAAATATGCCCGACATCCGTAAAACTGAAGAATATATCTTACGTGAATATACCGATGGGAAATTTGGTAAGATGACCCTAGACATTCACCCTGACTCCCAAGCGAAGAGTGACGTAACCATCCTATGGCCTGATGCCAAAATCAACATGGACGCGGAAGAAGACAAGGAAAGCTAA
- a CDS encoding NfeD family protein encodes MKYVLIYLMSLMAIFAQEIESIEVELDQSVERSKLLQGLKNKGPEAVVYHIDLDGESGEEMTGRLGRALDAAKSNYADALLIDLRNIETDISRSLSLNEQILSFAGPVFIYAEGKISGAANLFLLSGDRIVLHDQAVLAYAEPKMFNDKEPDLEQRKELRLMSLKAFTETARARGYDEGLAKSLADSRVPYNRSGIAHNGNEGRFSVSAQQLALEENGKVILTKDILSSFDDFRASYLGEAEVVRFKESSSYLLAKSLMPYLPAIWIIVMLAVFMEMNTPGFGVGGSIGSVGLIFCLYLQYQLGTAGVLDISLIFIGLGLLIVEVVVLPGFGIAGILGIPVFGAGVVMSFIDFSALPKNEIIRSSYLMDSSMYAMFNLSVIILGTFAGTLVIMYYLPKMKVSSSIVLVDGNEDISMNSTIGIEPELVQGQVSAAVLLHSTGEVISDLRPVGSAKICNVYLDVITHGEMLDQGTKVKVTEVEGSRVVVEAFDD; translated from the coding sequence ATGAAATACGTACTAATTTATTTAATGAGTTTAATGGCGATCTTCGCCCAAGAAATCGAATCTATAGAAGTGGAACTCGATCAGAGTGTAGAACGTTCGAAGCTTTTACAGGGTTTAAAGAATAAAGGACCAGAAGCGGTGGTCTATCATATTGACTTAGATGGTGAGTCTGGAGAAGAGATGACCGGGCGCTTGGGGCGTGCTTTGGATGCGGCTAAAAGTAATTATGCCGATGCCTTGCTTATTGATTTAAGAAATATAGAAACAGATATCTCGCGAAGTCTTTCCCTTAATGAACAAATCTTGAGTTTTGCAGGACCAGTATTTATCTATGCCGAAGGAAAGATTAGCGGGGCGGCAAATTTATTTCTATTGTCTGGTGATAGGATTGTTTTACATGATCAGGCAGTCTTAGCCTATGCTGAGCCAAAGATGTTTAATGATAAAGAACCCGATTTAGAACAACGAAAAGAGTTACGACTAATGTCTTTGAAGGCTTTTACGGAAACTGCACGAGCGCGCGGATATGATGAAGGCTTAGCGAAAAGCCTTGCTGATAGCCGTGTACCTTACAATAGGTCGGGGATTGCGCATAATGGAAATGAAGGGCGATTTTCAGTCTCCGCGCAACAATTGGCATTGGAAGAAAATGGTAAAGTTATCTTAACAAAAGATATACTTAGTTCCTTTGATGATTTTAGAGCTTCTTATTTAGGAGAAGCTGAGGTCGTACGCTTTAAAGAGAGTTCATCATACCTATTGGCAAAAAGCCTCATGCCATATTTACCTGCGATCTGGATTATTGTCATGCTTGCGGTGTTTATGGAAATGAATACACCTGGCTTCGGCGTAGGGGGCAGTATTGGCTCAGTAGGTTTGATATTTTGTTTATATCTCCAGTATCAGTTGGGGACAGCGGGGGTGTTAGATATTAGCTTAATTTTCATCGGTCTAGGGCTCTTAATAGTAGAAGTAGTGGTTTTGCCGGGTTTTGGTATTGCGGGAATTTTAGGGATTCCTGTTTTTGGTGCTGGTGTAGTGATGAGTTTTATCGATTTTAGTGCTTTGCCGAAAAATGAGATCATTCGTAGTTCTTATCTCATGGATTCTTCAATGTATGCAATGTTTAACTTATCGGTCATTATTCTCGGGACCTTTGCGGGAACCCTAGTGATAATGTATTATTTGCCCAAAATGAAAGTGAGTAGCAGTATTGTATTAGTTGATGGTAACGAAGATATAAGTATGAACTCAACTATCGGTATTGAACCTGAATTAGTTCAGGGGCAGGTGAGTGCGGCGGTTTTACTTCACAGCACCGGAGAAGTGATAAGTGATTTAAGGCCTGTGGGCTCAGCAAAGATCTGTAATGTTTATTTAGATGTGATTACTCATGGAGAAATGTTGGATCAAGGGACGAAAGTTAAAGTGACTGAGGTTGAAGGTAGTCGCGTAGTGGTCGAGGCTTTTGATGACTAA